In Poecile atricapillus isolate bPoeAtr1 chromosome 16, bPoeAtr1.hap1, whole genome shotgun sequence, the DNA window CTGCCAACAGCCCCGATGCAGCACTAATTAATGGAATGTGTAAACTAACACCGGACTAGCCTTGTCTCAACCACACCTTAGTGCTTCTCTCTTCCTCCTTACCTGGCTGGGCTCCAGCAGAACCAGGTTTAGGTCTGGTCTTGCTTTGTCGTTGCTGATAATGCCACAGTTAAATCTACTGCTTCAAAGCAGGGTGTCTCCTGGGGTTTAATGATGCTCAGCTTTTATATATTCACCAGGTGACTGTCACTCACTAAAGATTTACACTCACAGGAGTGCAATCCCATCTGCCCTCAAATTCCACACTACAgccaaaatgaaattttcttccaaaatgaGGATCTCGTTGTCAGCAGTCAGTGCTAGCACATCACAGATTcaattatagaatggtttgaggTAGAAGGGACCTCAACAACCAtctcatgggcagggacatcttctgctatcccaggctgctccaagcctcacccaacctggccttggacattccagggatgagacagccacatcttctctgggcatcctgtcccagtgcctccctccccaccctcacaagGGAGAATTTCTCCTCAGTGTCTcctctaaccctgccctctgccagtgggaagccattctcccttgtcctctCACTCCagcccttgtccaaagtccctctccagatTTCTTGGAGGCCCCTCCAGATACATCAATTGTTTATTCACCCCTAAAAGTAGAGCAGGTGAATGACACACAGTGCTGAGGGGAGAACACacacaataaaaacatttcagctgagctggggctgttgTTTCCCACTCTTCACTCTTCTCATCCCCCCTCTGCACAAGGACACACGAAACAACAGTGCCAGGACTTTGCACTGTTACACCTCTCTGACTGAACCTCTCTGTCttttcccctcctgccagcaccATCTGTTTCTGCAGCGTAAACAACTGCAGACAGGTTAAAAGCAAGGACATGTTTCAAATGAGACTCCCCCTCCCATACCACTTAAAAAGAGCACAAAGGAGCTTTGCCTACATTTTCCACTGTTTTTTGTACCCGTGTGTCCATAAAGCCTGCATTGATTCAGGAAATGTCACTACTAAGAACAGAACACTACTTCGTGACTGCACTGCTCCCCTCAGTGTGCTTTTAACACAGTCAAGAGggtcttttctcttttttccctactaatttcttcatttcaagTACAGAATAAAAGTGAAATGAGTGGAAAACGATGTTTGTGTTACAAAACACAAGTCTGTTCAAGAGCAGATCATGATTTATTGGCAGTTATTCTGAAACACGGATGACTGAATACAATAAAAAGatgtttgtaaaaaaaaaaaaaaaaaatcaaaccaaacaaaaccgaaacaggaaaacaaacaaatctcaTCTTTAAATGCATCACTTGAAGGCGTTGATTAAGGGGACACCGtgtgctggcagctcctggtgcaACTGACGGAACAACATGGCACATTTGTTCCTTTCCTGGGTCTTGCCGAGGGTGTGGAACAGCCGGGCTTGGAAGTAGAGAACGTCTCTGAGCTGCTCTTTACAGTCCACTTTGGCAAAGTAAGCCTTGGCTTCATTTAGATTCAAGATAGCAGATTCCAAAGCTGTGGGAAAAAGGGGGACAGtcatatttaagaaaatatcaCAGTAAGAACTCCAAGCAAGGCAGCTCAAGTCTAAGGAGGCCAATTATAAATTCCTCAGCTTTTCAAAACCATTTGTGTCTTAGCAACATGGTCTCTCAGCTAGTTTCTATTATTCAGCCTTTGCTGCAAAATATGTGTGTGAAAGTATGCAGATAAACAATGTTCCATTATAAACATCTGTGGAACAACTAATTCCAAGTTAATTTTGTATCCAATAAGCAGGTAACACACTCTGGTGTAGCAGGACTCCAGTACAGACACTGGTTTGCACTTCTGAGCTGTTTCAGAGAGAATTACTCTTCACACTACCTTCAATCTTTTTTTGTGGAGTGTAGGAAGCTGCAGATGCCACCTGACATTTGGCCACCAAGAACATGGCACAGCCCTTGTCCAGGACGGCTCCATGGGCCAAGACAGGTTCTATTGCCATGTGCAGGATATTCAGGGCTTGTTCAGGAATGCCAAGGATCAGCTGAAAGAGAAATACTTGCTGGTTTCACACAGGAATCCACTGATATGAGCAGCTTCTTCAGGGAACACCAACACAAGCCCTGTCTGTTTCTAATAACATAATgtaacacaattttttttttcaactttttccCTACAATCTTCTTTTAAATCAAAACCTGTGAGTAGAAATGAGCTGCTCTCTGAAATGATTGGGAAAGGCTTCTCTACTCAGTCAGTGCTGACAGCCACGCCTCTCAGAATAAACAATACAACTGAACTCATTACcagcattatttttaatatacaaGCCAACCTGTGCTACTATAAAGCCAATATACCAGcataaaaaaataactgaagacATTAAGACAGGGGAATTTTATGTTGCTTAATTATATACAATAACTATACATTTTAGTGATACACATGAAACTCAACTTTTATTAACTTCCTTGAAAGCTTTTACATTCAGAGTTTGCTTCTTCAGAATCAATAATTTAATTCCAACGAGGTTGTGTTCTTAAATCTCACAGGAGTAAAAACAGCATCCAGATCCCCAGAATAAATGTtgccctgcagccctgtgaAAACACAAATCAGACCTACCTGGGAGAAAGCCAAGTTCAGCACAGTTTCAGAAGCCAAGTACTGCAGGCTGTACTCCCGAGCGAGGgccagagcctggagcagcaccGGCAGCGCGATGGTGTGACACGAGGATCTCCAGTACAGCTCTGCTATGGACAACAGCACCCTGAACAAACAGGGGTGAGCAGTTACAAACCTTTACTCTGGATGAAAAATACCCACTTGTTTCTCAGGGAATTATTCTATCCACAATGGTATTGCTTTTGTTATGAATTACGCTGCTGCATGtacaataaatttaaattacacCCTTAAAAGGAGATGCCACAGAcataaaaaagattaaataacaCTGTAGCTCTCTTAAGATTTACACCAAGGTAAAActacacacacatacatttccatttcctacttattttaaatgcagtgtTCCCTTCTTCCACGAACCTTCATGGATCTTTTAAGTTTACCACGTTTTAGTTTACATATTAAAAAGAACTAGATTTAAATGACACAATATTTTGAGGATTTCTCCATACTGTGATTAATAATTGAAATGACTCTGTAATCTCGGAATCACAGCAGGTAATCTGAAGACTAGTGAAGTCTGAACACAGACAAATTGAAATGGCTGATTCTAATCACTGCAAAGTGGCTTTAatactctgaaaatgaaatattcttaCCTAATCACCATCTCGGTGTTCTTGATTTTCTGGCAGTGGATCAACAATTTCTGCAGAAGTTTGTGTGCCTCTGACATTTGATTTTGAGCTTTCAATACAATGGCTTTTCTGTTGTGGtacaaagaaaacatcactgtatttttgtattttgcatAGAATTCTGCTCTTCAGAACACAGTAAATCAGGTCTCTATTTTGTGACCTGTGTTTCTTGTAACTGCAGACTGGCATCCTGACAAAGTGTACACatgctgcacacacagacaggAGGAAAAACAGATCTCCCTGGTGCCAACTGGACAACTCCCAAGCAAAAAGGATCAAACTCATAAAATAGCTTTAGATAGAAACCAGGGATTGCCAAAACCAAAGGCCAAACAGGCAGCAGAAGTGGGAGGACATGCAAACTAGAAAGCATAAGTAATTATCTGTGAGAAAAACAGGTATGAGGTAAAGCAGCTAAAATTGTCCTGAGCTAACAAGGATATGGAGCAACAGGAAAATGGAGAACAGGGAAGTCAGGACCAAATGCACAGCAGCAGGGGATGGGTACAAATGCCCTGAACCAGACACTGAGCAGAACATTTAAAGATCAGGGAATTCGTGATCAGTCCAATTCCAGAAGGACAAGCATCAGGTCCCACAGCTTGAATATTGCTCTTTGGGCTGACTGGCACTGGCTACTTTTAGGTGTTTTGCCTCACTGAAAATCGACAAGAAATTCTTTGAACACTAAGCTGGTTTTCATACTCACCAAATACCAAGTTTCAGCTGTAACTATTTTTAACACATTATTCTCATTTAGAAACAAGACCCCATTAAggtgagtgaaaaaaaaaaatcacactgtTCCATTTTGGAGATGTAGAAACAAGGCCACAGAGGAATTTGCtcaaggcctgagctcccacCCCAGCTATTTGACATAAAAATCTGCTTTCTGCTCAGGTTTGAGTATAGCAGATTTTGAAGATGTTACCACAACAGATTCATAGCTCTAAAATAACACCAGCTTCAGCTATTCCAGTTCTTAAAATGTCCAGAGAAACTACTACAAATTATTATTGCAGGATGCTCTAAGGGAATAACCCTATAGGTTAGACAACATGACCCTAACCAGTtctagaaagggaaaaatatacaAGCACATGAGGCTGCCAGTGATAATTTtgctaaatatttcattatcttCATGGAACACACCTGCAAGTGCATGAAGACCCACAATTTCTTACCTGTATACACCTTCAATGCTATTAAGTGCTGTAATTCCTGCTACTAGAGAATCTGCTACATGGTATCTGCCATCATTCATGGCTCGCTCAAACTGTATTTTCTGATCAAACAGCATCCAAAGCTAAACAAAGAACATCCAGAAACAAGTTTTAGAAGTTGTGCCTGCTCATTTTCTAATCACAAATTAGAATTTACTTCTTATTTTCCCCTGGGGGTATTTATGTCTAGACACACTAACTCCACTCTCCAATTATTGGATTTACTGAATTACTGTCCTCAACAGAAATACTCAGGTCTGGATTAATGTTTCAATATCGAAGCTCACCTACTTGACTGCATTTTAAGTAAAAAGAGTCTTTTAAATCATTACTAATGATTTGAGAATTGCAGACAAGTAGACTTGTTCTGTAGTGAAAAGAGAAAGCTCATAGTATATTTAATGGGATTTTCAACACATCAGTGTAAATACTATTTTATAGACTCCTCTGGAAATGTTTCCCAGAGTCACACAAAAATCAGGTTATTAGCCAATTATCTCAGTTATTTCTGGATTGTAATATATCAAAATAAGCAGCACTAATTAAACAGAACTTTGAAGCTTCAAGTCAATGCAGAGCATTTAACTGCTCTATGTGCTCATGAAGGAGATGTATATTCCTCTGTTAATGAAATTTCTACTTGAACAGCTTCATCTTAGGAGGCTGTGTTGAGAGAAACATCTCACCAGTCTGAAAACAACACAGGCAGCTTTTCCATGATTTTGTAAAAAAGCTAATGCTGTACAGCTTCCCATGAGGATGAGCCAAGGGAAATGAGAAAATGTATAGCCCAAGGCATCCAGAGGAAAATTCAGGAGCAGTGGGATTCAGATCACACTGTATAATATTACATAACTTACAGGCTGAATGCTAAGTATTCTACCTGTGCATGCTGACTGTTGGGAGGGAATCTCTCCTTTAGGTGTTTCAGTATTTCAGAAGCAGCTGCAAAGTAGCCCTGGAATACAGAAGGACACTGATTAATGCaccagggcaggggcaggggggTGTCCTGCTCCCCTCCCTTCCAGCACAACCCTCAGGGAAGGGCTTTGCCAAGCAAACACCCTGCATCATCTCTGCCCCCAGAGCAGGCAGAAAGAACCACAAGTCAAGTCTTGCACCCTGTGCCAGTAACACCCACATTTCTTCTCACCAAATGGCACCTGGTGCAAGCAGCCCTAGAGCTCACCTGCTCGGCgtgcagctctgccaggtgaCACAACACCACGGCAAAGGACTCGGTGTTGTTCTGCTGAACGCCCACGTTCACAGCCTCCAGACTGTTCATGCTCAGCAAGGTCTGGGCTTGTTGAAGTGCCATGGTGCTTGTGCAAGAGAAATATCTTTTAGTTTTCAAGCAGCAAACAACAACCATTTTTAATCTATGGTCTTGTTATGACAATAGTCTACATTGTCTGGTTAAGCCAGGAgcctggggagaaggaaaacTTGCAAAACAACTGCTGTCCAAGGACTCTGGACTGTGCAGGCACAGCAAGTACTACAGACTGAAAGCTGCACACAGCCAAAGCACAGAGATGCTCAAAGTGGGGGCATAGGAACAATTTATGAGCTATTTGCCACTACTAAATGGAAACTCTATCTCTTCTTCAGTATGAGTTTTAAAGGAACACAAGAGAATGGAAATAATTGCACTCAGCCTGTACTGAATCACAGTCTGATTGCTTTATTTTAGTGCACTGGCGAGACACACTCACTTGTTACACCTATATAAATGCATTATTTGCTAACAAGTGCAGCAGCTAATCCAGGAGTTCCAAACAAAGCAAATACCTGCGGCCATATAATCTCCAAATGGCTGTTTTCTGTGCTATGCTGATGTCAATGAGCTCTGACAGGCTGTGCTTCCAATGCAACAGATCAGAATCTTTTAAGGCATCCATTAGTTTGTTGGCAGCCTTTCCTGCAAAAGCTCTTTGCTGAACCAAGGACTGTATTCCCAAGGAAGCAAGATactgggaagaaggaaaaaaacatatctAGAGTGTTGGAAGACAGCAGAGTAACCCAGGCTTGCAAATTACACTGGAGCAGAGTTCTGAACTGCTAAAAAAGAATCCCAAAAAGACAGCACAGACAAAGGAACACTGCTCCAGGCATTTCTTTAAATACTCACTTATGCACACCCACACATATGTGAATGTCATTTTGTTGGATGTGAAAGGTAATTTCCACTCCCCCACACAGAAATCTTATGGAGGAGGACAGGACCAGTACCTGGATTTCTCCAGAACTGCTCTGAAAACAGcctttgctttccttcccttccccacaaAGAGGACATGTCTACTCCTTTCTCCCAACAACAGCAGTTTGGTCCATTTTAGaacaattctttaaaaaaaggaattgtggatttggggaagaactaaacattatcagACAACAGATCTACCAGGGCACAAACTACCAAAGGGGAAGGCTGCCCTGCAAGATTTCACAGAGCTGTACAAGTAAACGTGTGCAAAGCCCTGCCAGAGGTATCAGAACTGAGCTTCAGGGAAGGTGGAGGCCTAAGAACCTTCCCTGAGCACCAGACTGTACCAAAATGATGCCTGGGCCAGTAGCCACAGAGAGGTTTTCTGCCTGAAAATCAAACAAGTTAGAAGGAAAACCAGTGAGCCTTGCAATAACGCTCTGGCTTACTAATAAGAAGAATAAAAGTCATAGAAACAGCTAGATTTTGGAGGGTTAAAACATGTTTGCTTAAATCCAGTCACATATTTTGAACAGACAAGCCACAAAACCACAAACTCtgatcacacacacacacacccccatcACCATATGGATTTGTCCCAGAATAAAGGATTGATGAAATGGACTCACTGGCAATCCAAAATGTAAGGATTTGTTCACAGAGTGCTCCAGCAGAACACAGCTATCAAATATCTTCTGCTCCAGGATGTACAACCAACTCTAGCAAGGAAAAAGATCAAAATCTCATTGCAAATAACTGATGGATGCAGCACTTTTAACTTGGCTTGCTGTTACAGAATGCACAAAAACCCACTGGAAATACAAACCACTTGAGGATTGATTCTAAGGAAACTTCTACTAAATGCTGCACAGCAAAACATATCAGAAGTGCAGCTAGGCTGGGATGCTGGTGTGGCACCAGCCAACGCTGGTGGAGGTTCAGTGATGCACAAAAATACAGGGAACTGTGGAATGCTGCACCACAGGAGCTTGATAGCATTGATGTCAACTCATTATAATGttaattacaggaaaaaaaatagagagaaatCCAAGTCCTTCCCTCCCACTTTGCTTGCTCTAAAGGTAGCTGGTTACTCTGAGAATTCAACAGATAGGAAGGAGGAAGCTTCTGAAATACTTCTTCTTTTTACAACATCTAAGACCCAACTTTGAGCTTATTGCTGAGATCTCTAGGATAAAAACTCCTGCTTAAGAAATTAACCCTGAGCTGCAAGAAAACATCCCATGATCCTGCAGATGTTGCCCTGTGTGCCAGGAGCAATGTCACCCCACTGCTGGGCAGTCAAATGCTGCTGTGAGAGAAGTTGTGCAACAGTTCACTGAGCAGAACGACTCAAGCCCCGTTTGAACAGAGCTCTTaccaggcagtgctgcaggcagaCGTGGTCATTGGACTCCTGGGCAATCCTGATGGCTTCCTGAAGTGCCAGTTCAGCCTGCTGGCTATGAGCACAGGGAGAACAATTAGTATTCCTACAGTGCTTAAGATACAGCATCCTGATCCAGAGGAATATTGATCTGAATTATACATAATGCACTCAGATCTCTGATTTAACAGCCTGTGTTTTCCTCCCACCACTCTGCAGTGCATTCTGGTTTTCAGGACAGTGTCTGACCAAAATGCAGCTGTAACCCCTACACAGGCTTTCAAACCCTGTAGATACCATGGTGCCAAGTTATTGCTTGAACAGGGGCAACATTTAGAATCTGCCTGTGTAGAAATTGCTGTTCTCAACTTTGCAGTGTCCTTCCCCTCTCCAGTCCTTTCACATCATGCCTCCAGGCAGCAATCAATAAATTCAAACCATAAATGATGATGGGCAGGCCAGCTTTATCAACAAAATAAATCCCACCTGTAtggcattttaaattttaaaagctcagatggttttttatgtttaattaTTGTTTTGCCAGACTACCAGCTCTATGCTGACTTGCAGAAAACCAACCACACTTTCTTGAGAATATGGATGAGAATAGGCAATCATGCCCACTGACCCTTCTGAGGTCATGGAAACATAATTGAACACTTAAAATACCCAGGACACAAACAAATGCCAACTCTTAGATGTCTCAGTTATTATGGAAACCAAataaacatcaaaacaaaaaacaaacccaaacaaatcaaGATGGCAAGATGATCCCAACCCAaccacagctgctgccaagtGAGAGAAAGGCCCTGAAGGGATTTCCAGAAGGAAGGAGAGCTCTGTTTGTCAACACTTTGAGATGTCCCAGGGTGAGTTCCTTACTAGTGGCCGAAGCGGCAGTGCAGTGCCGCCAGGTTGAGCGCGGCGTAGCGCAGGCTCCGCCCGTAGCCCTCGTCCCCGTTGCTTTTGCTCTCTGCCCCGGTGAGGATCAGCCGGTCAAAGTAATGCAGGAGGCTGTGTGTGGAGCTGAAGACATCTTGCACCCTGAGGTTGTTTAAGTAGCTTAAATAATGctggaaagggaaacaaaatCAGCTTTAATTGTATAGATACTAAACCAGAGTTTTTGTTTATAattattacttatttttgtCCAAAACCGTGAAATAGTGATCAGAAGTTGCAATAGTGATAGTACCTGGGCAGAATTTCTGGATAAAATTGGGTAATTTCTTGGACAAAATTGGCTCTCTGCCCTAACAGGATCTGCCAAATGGTGAAGATTACAAGATCTGTTTGTCAGAATGATCCCAGCGAGTCTGAGATCTGTACAGAGGTGGAATCCCTGTATTTATGTGTGAAGTGAGAGTGGGAATGGAGGCAGGACTCCCACAGTGTCTGCACTCAGGAAGATACTGAGAAACATCAGCACTGCTTCCAAATGCTGTGCAGATAGAAAGGAGATGCTAAAATTATGTACTTTTTTTTGTCATTGAGACCTGGGCAGGATAATCCTTTATGTTGTGAAGTCCAGCCAGGGACTATGGCAGCCCTTTCAAGGATACCCTTCCAAACAGCAGCAAGGAAAATCCTGTC includes these proteins:
- the ANAPC5 gene encoding anaphase-promoting complex subunit 5 isoform X1; this translates as MASVHESLYFNPMLTNGVVHANVFGVRDWVTPHKMALLVLLSELGRAGAQLGLLERRRLNRLLLPLLQGPDMALSRLRKAIEECCPHLASSVHIRLKLMAEGELKDMEQFFDDLSDSFSGTEPEVHKTSVVGLFLRHMILAYNKLSFSQVYKLYTALQQYFQKDEKKDGADENEMELTNPEELDGKMEKEELDGPLREEEIACSGPLSQKQAEYFLSQQASLLKNDETKALAPASLQKELNNLLKFNPDFAEAHYLSYLNNLRVQDVFSSTHSLLHYFDRLILTGAESKSNGDEGYGRSLRYAALNLAALHCRFGHYQQAELALQEAIRIAQESNDHVCLQHCLSWLYILEQKIFDSCVLLEHSVNKSLHFGLPYLASLGIQSLVQQRAFAGKAANKLMDALKDSDLLHWKHSLSELIDISIAQKTAIWRLYGRSTMALQQAQTLLSMNSLEAVNVGVQQNNTESFAVVLCHLAELHAEQGYFAAASEILKHLKERFPPNSQHAQLWMLFDQKIQFERAMNDGRYHVADSLVAGITALNSIEGVYRKAIVLKAQNQMSEAHKLLQKLLIHCQKIKNTEMVIRVLLSIAELYWRSSCHTIALPVLLQALALAREYSLQYLASETVLNLAFSQLILGIPEQALNILHMAIEPVLAHGAVLDKGCAMFLVAKCQVASAASYTPQKKIEALESAILNLNEAKAYFAKVDCKEQLRDVLYFQARLFHTLGKTQERNKCAMLFRQLHQELPAHGVPLINAFK
- the ANAPC5 gene encoding anaphase-promoting complex subunit 5 isoform X2 translates to MASVHESLYFNPMLTNGVVHANVFGVRDWVTPHKMALLVLLSELGRAGAQLGLLERRRLNRLLLPLLQGPDMALSRLRKAIEECCPHLASSVHIRLKLMAEGELKDMEQFFDDLSDSFSGTEPEVHKTSVVGLFLRHMILAYNKLSFSQVYKLYTALQQYFQKDEKKDGADENEMELTNPEELDGKMEKEELDGPLREEEIACSGPLSQKQAEYFLSQQASLLKNDETKALAPASLQKELNNLLKFNPDFAEAHYLSYLNNLRVQDVFSSTHSLLHYFDRLILTGAESKSNGDEGYGRSLRYAALNLAALHCRFGHYQQAELALQEAIRIAQESNDHVCLQHCLSWLYILEQKIFDSCVLLEHSVNKSLHFGLPYLASLGIQSLVQQRAFAGKAANKLMDALKDSDLLHWKHSLSELIDISIAQKTAIWRLYGRSTMALQQAQTLLSMNSLEAVNVGVQQNNTESFAVVLCHLAELHAEQGYFAAASEILKHLKERFPPNSQHAQLWMLFDQKIQFERAMNDGRYHVADSLVAGITALNSIEGVYRKAIVLKAQNQMSEAHKLLQKLLIHCQKIKNTEMVIRVLLSIAELYWRSSCHTIALPVLLQALALAREYSLQYLASETVLNLAFSQLWNLLS